In Brienomyrus brachyistius isolate T26 chromosome 25, BBRACH_0.4, whole genome shotgun sequence, a single window of DNA contains:
- the LOC125720666 gene encoding beta-crystallin B1-like isoform X2 has product MQNTGGIMSSSTEKSSKGSSQSDGKPAQNSEMDMTIPYKMCIFDQENFQGRCMEITGECMSVCQAGFDRVRSLRVHCGPFVGYEQMNFCGEMYILEKGEYPRWDCWSNSYRNEFLMSFRPIRMDTEKHKICLFEVGHFKGRKMEILDDDVPSLFAYGFTDRVGSISVSCGTWVGYEFPGYRGSQYLLEKGDFRHFNEFGARYPRMQSVRRIRDMQFHPFGAYIMAEK; this is encoded by the exons ATGCAAAACACAGGAG GCATCATGTCTTCCAGCACTGAGAAATCTTCCAAGGGCTCTTCCCAGTCGGATGGGAAGCCTGCCCAGAACTCTGAGATGGACATGACGATACCCTACAAG ATGTGCATTTTTGACCAGGAGAACTTCCAGGGCAGGTGTATGGAGATAACGGGCGAGTGTATGAGCGTGTGCCAGGCCGGCTTTGACCGCGTGCGCTCCCTCCGCGTCCACTGTGGCCC CTTCGTGGGCTACGAACAGATGAACTTCTGTGGGGAGATGTACATCCTGGAGAAAGGGGAGTATCCTCGCTGGGACTGCTGGAGCAACAGCTACAGGAACGAGTTTCTCATGTCCTTCAGACCCATCAGGATG GACACAGAGAAGCACAAGATCTGCCTTTTTGAGGTGGGACATTTCAAGGGCCGTAAGATGGAGATCCTGGATGATGACGTGCCCAGTCTGTTCGCATATGGCTTCACCGACCGCGTGGGCAGCATCTCTGTGAGCTGTGGAAC CTGGGTCGGGTATGAGTTCCCAGGTTACCGTGGCAGCCAGTACCTGTTGGAGAAAGGTGACTTCAGGCACTTCAACGAGTTTGGCGCCCGGTACCCCCGGATGCAGTCGGTCCGCCGCATTCGTGACATGCAGTTCCACCCCTTCGGTGCCTACATCATGGCAGAGAAATGA
- the LOC125720666 gene encoding beta-crystallin B2-like isoform X1, with translation MQNTGGDGSSFSRRRTSGLKIPTICFQLGKVIDYALSFPSGIMSSSTEKSSKGSSQSDGKPAQNSEMDMTIPYKMCIFDQENFQGRCMEITGECMSVCQAGFDRVRSLRVHCGPFVGYEQMNFCGEMYILEKGEYPRWDCWSNSYRNEFLMSFRPIRMDTEKHKICLFEVGHFKGRKMEILDDDVPSLFAYGFTDRVGSISVSCGTWVGYEFPGYRGSQYLLEKGDFRHFNEFGARYPRMQSVRRIRDMQFHPFGAYIMAEK, from the exons ATGCAAAACACAGGAGGTGATGGAAGTAGCTTCAGTCGTCGTAGAACATCAGGCTTAAAGATTCCTACCATTTGCTTTCAGCTGGGTAAAGTAATCGATTACGCTCTATCTTTCCCCTCAGGCATCATGTCTTCCAGCACTGAGAAATCTTCCAAGGGCTCTTCCCAGTCGGATGGGAAGCCTGCCCAGAACTCTGAGATGGACATGACGATACCCTACAAG ATGTGCATTTTTGACCAGGAGAACTTCCAGGGCAGGTGTATGGAGATAACGGGCGAGTGTATGAGCGTGTGCCAGGCCGGCTTTGACCGCGTGCGCTCCCTCCGCGTCCACTGTGGCCC CTTCGTGGGCTACGAACAGATGAACTTCTGTGGGGAGATGTACATCCTGGAGAAAGGGGAGTATCCTCGCTGGGACTGCTGGAGCAACAGCTACAGGAACGAGTTTCTCATGTCCTTCAGACCCATCAGGATG GACACAGAGAAGCACAAGATCTGCCTTTTTGAGGTGGGACATTTCAAGGGCCGTAAGATGGAGATCCTGGATGATGACGTGCCCAGTCTGTTCGCATATGGCTTCACCGACCGCGTGGGCAGCATCTCTGTGAGCTGTGGAAC CTGGGTCGGGTATGAGTTCCCAGGTTACCGTGGCAGCCAGTACCTGTTGGAGAAAGGTGACTTCAGGCACTTCAACGAGTTTGGCGCCCGGTACCCCCGGATGCAGTCGGTCCGCCGCATTCGTGACATGCAGTTCCACCCCTTCGGTGCCTACATCATGGCAGAGAAATGA
- the LOC125720666 gene encoding beta-crystallin B1-like isoform X3 codes for MSSSTEKSSKGSSQSDGKPAQNSEMDMTIPYKMCIFDQENFQGRCMEITGECMSVCQAGFDRVRSLRVHCGPFVGYEQMNFCGEMYILEKGEYPRWDCWSNSYRNEFLMSFRPIRMDTEKHKICLFEVGHFKGRKMEILDDDVPSLFAYGFTDRVGSISVSCGTWVGYEFPGYRGSQYLLEKGDFRHFNEFGARYPRMQSVRRIRDMQFHPFGAYIMAEK; via the exons ATGTCTTCCAGCACTGAGAAATCTTCCAAGGGCTCTTCCCAGTCGGATGGGAAGCCTGCCCAGAACTCTGAGATGGACATGACGATACCCTACAAG ATGTGCATTTTTGACCAGGAGAACTTCCAGGGCAGGTGTATGGAGATAACGGGCGAGTGTATGAGCGTGTGCCAGGCCGGCTTTGACCGCGTGCGCTCCCTCCGCGTCCACTGTGGCCC CTTCGTGGGCTACGAACAGATGAACTTCTGTGGGGAGATGTACATCCTGGAGAAAGGGGAGTATCCTCGCTGGGACTGCTGGAGCAACAGCTACAGGAACGAGTTTCTCATGTCCTTCAGACCCATCAGGATG GACACAGAGAAGCACAAGATCTGCCTTTTTGAGGTGGGACATTTCAAGGGCCGTAAGATGGAGATCCTGGATGATGACGTGCCCAGTCTGTTCGCATATGGCTTCACCGACCGCGTGGGCAGCATCTCTGTGAGCTGTGGAAC CTGGGTCGGGTATGAGTTCCCAGGTTACCGTGGCAGCCAGTACCTGTTGGAGAAAGGTGACTTCAGGCACTTCAACGAGTTTGGCGCCCGGTACCCCCGGATGCAGTCGGTCCGCCGCATTCGTGACATGCAGTTCCACCCCTTCGGTGCCTACATCATGGCAGAGAAATGA